The following proteins come from a genomic window of Trifolium pratense cultivar HEN17-A07 linkage group LG4, ARS_RC_1.1, whole genome shotgun sequence:
- the LOC123922954 gene encoding protein HAIKU1-like has protein sequence MTNLNFGINKSGKNIKKSRLQQIIDFRNNVITSGRNRYPQDKVHNIHKDDFKSFVQDHTGKQSNGSKSLAENEITRLQKIRPPPLSITRPQIPIQVPVSVQIITSPPAPYNVLSSNGPPLVDHSWTNIVESPISAFVRNFLNSPQKQIMNNANVQYQPDHFPFQTQVVTNVQHTQSTSSLVPNPLMHLNATNQNFTMNGGNQFVNDFPESPTLEFLLSSPTSNESLLFPLVTF, from the coding sequence ATGACGAAtctgaattttggtataaacaAATCAgggaaaaacataaaaaagagtCGTTTACAACAAATAATTGATTTTCGCAATAATGTTATAACTAGTGGTAGAAATCGTTATCCCCAGGACAAAGTTCACAACATTCACAAAGATGATTTCAAGAGTTTTGTTCAGGACCATACTGGAAAACAATCTAATGGATCTAAATCTCTGGCTGAGAATGAGATCACAAGGTTGCAGAAGATTCGGCCTCCACCATTATCCATTACAAGGCCACAAATTCCAATTCAGGTTCCGGTTTCGGTGCAAATTATAACTTCTCCGCCAGCTCCTTACAATGTATTGTCTTCAAATGGTCCTCCTCTTGTTGACCATTCATGGACCAATATTGTTGAATCTCCAATTTCTGCTTTTGTGCGAAATTTTCTAAACTCTCctcaaaaacaaataatgaacAATGCTAACGTTCAATATCAACCAGACCAttttccttttcaaacacaagttgttacaaatgttcAGCATACTCAATCTACTTCTTCATTGGTTCCTAATCCTTTGATGCATCTGAATGCAACAAACCAAAATTTTACTATGAATGGTGGCAACCAATTTGTGAATGATTTCCCCGAATCACCAACTTTAGAATTCCTACTTTCTTCACCGACAAGTAACGAGAGTTTGTTATTCCCCCTAGTCACTTTCTAA
- the LOC123923525 gene encoding F-box protein CPR1-like: MEKFVKVVETNEEVKVNNNSYIPDDFSFSILSKLPLKSLKRFGCVSKSWSLLFENSHFMNMLRNHFLSNNHRSNYGVTLLLLYDSDLPVHYTLYLLSDDRFENRVKLDLPPPIQEVVSTLYILSSTSINGILCLGNLGSRGMVSIFRAVLWNPATAEYMFIPPSPDEDVPPYREPLCKFDGFGYDHVRDDYKLIRYIIFFDLTDDDEDVPWEDRSYDPLLEIYSLRNNSWRILDIDMRDIAHCAYDQPQDGAAVYMDGVCHWWANNDLFNLTGILVSYDFSNEVLFTTPMLLDMVESCDFIVNRRLVVLNESIALISNYSKPTTFHISILGELGVKESWIKLFIVGPVPSIKCPIGFGKKGICFKQNNDELVWIDINTQIIDEIGVRAEGYSFPMGIYKESLLSIGGINN; the protein is encoded by the coding sequence ATGGAGAAATTTGTTAAAGTGGTTGAGACGAATGAAGAGGTAAAGGTAAACAACAATTCTTATATTCCTGATGATTTTTCCTTCTCTATTTTATCAAAACTACCTCTTAAATCTTTGAAGCGTTTTGGATGCGTAAGCAAATCATGGTCCCTATTATTTGAAAACTCTCATTTCATGAATATGCTGCGCAACCATTTCTTATCTAATAATCATCGTTCCAATTACGGTGTTACGTTACTCTTATTATATGACAGTGATCTACCTGTTCATTACACGCTATATTTGCTCTCCGATGACAGATTTGAGAATAGGGTCAAATTAGATTTGCCACCTCCAATTCAAGAGGTGGTTAGTActctttatattttaagttCAACTAGTATTAATGGCATTCTCTGTCTCGGGAATCTGGGGAGTAGAGGAATGGTAAGTATCTTTCGAGCTGTATTATGGAACCCGGCTACTGCAGAATACATGTTCATTCCTCCCAGCCCCGACGAGGATGTACCTCCTTATCGAGAGCCTTTATGTAAGTTTGATGGATTTGGTTATGACCATGTTAGAGATGACTATAAGCTGAttagatatattatattttttgatcTAAccgatgatgatgaagatgtgcCCTGGGAAGATAGATCTTATGACCCCTTGTTGGAGATATATAGTCTTAGAAATAACTCTTGGAGGATACTTGATATTGATATGCGTGATATTGCTCATTGTGCATATGATCAACCACAAGATGGTGCAGCAGTGTACATGGATGGAGTGTGTCATTGGTGGGCTAacaatgatttatttaatttaacagGCATTTTGGTGTCATATGACTTCAGCAACGAGGTGTTGTTTACAACACCTATGTTGTTAGACATGGTTGAAAGTTGTGATTTTATCGTAAATAGACGCTTGGTGGTGTTAAATGAGTCAATTGCTTTGATATCAAATTATTCCAAACCTACAACTTTTCACATTTCAATTTTGGGTGAACTCGGTGTGAAGGAATCATGGATCAAACTCTTTATTGTTGGACCCGTACCTTCCATTAAGTGTCCCATTGGATTCGGGAAAAAGGGCATTTGCTTCAAACAAAATAATGATGAACTAGTTTGGATTGATATAAACACCCAGATAATTGATGAGATAGGTGTCAGAGCGGAAGGATATTCTTTTCCGATGGGAATTTACAAAGAAAGTCTTCTTTCAATTGGAGGAATAAATAATTAG